One Phoenix dactylifera cultivar Barhee BC4 unplaced genomic scaffold, palm_55x_up_171113_PBpolish2nd_filt_p 000222F, whole genome shotgun sequence DNA window includes the following coding sequences:
- the LOC113461325 gene encoding fasciclin-like arabinogalactan protein 8: MDRRAVPGLAYGSKLDSYTKTVREVPYNLSVLEISAPIIFPGLLAAPSAASSNLTALLEKAGCKTFASLLASSGVLKIFQSAMDKGLTLFAPNDEAFKASGVPDLHSLSSAELVTLLQYHALLTYTPKSSLKTAKGRIATMASTGTGRYDFSVVSRGDDVSLDTSRVASTASVHWFRPLWAVPGWPAGRAVLGLRIVPAQALMGRAGLGPRARNS; the protein is encoded by the coding sequence ATggacagacgggccgtgccaggcttAGCCTATGGCTCCAAACTCGACTCCTACACCAAGACCGTCCGCGAGGTCCCCTACAACCTCTCTGTCCTTGAGATATCTGCGCCCATCATCTTCCCTGGCCTCCTCGCCgccccctccgccgcctcctccaaCCTCACCGCCCTTCTCGAGAAGGCCGGCTGCAAGACCTTCGCCTCCCTCCTCGCCTCGTCTGGTGTCCTTAAGATCTTCCAGTCCGCCATGGATAAAGGCCTCACCCTCTTCGCCCCCAACGACGAGGCCTTCAAGGCCTCCGGCGTCCCCGATCTCCACTCTCTCTCCAGCGCCGAGCTCGTCACCCTCCTCCAGTACCACGCCCTCCTCACCTACACCCCCAAATCCTCGCTCAAAACTGCCAAGGGCCGGATCGCCACCATGGCCTCCACTGGCACCGGCAGGTACGACTTCTCCGTCGTCTCCCGCGGCGACGACGTCTCCCTCGACACCTCCCGTGTCGCCAGCACCGCATCTGTCCATTggttcaggcccttatgggctgttccgggctggcccgcgggccgtgccgtgcttggcctacgaatcgtgccagcccaggcccttatgggccgtgccgggctcggcccgcgggccagaaattCTTAA